A stretch of the Papaver somniferum cultivar HN1 chromosome 6, ASM357369v1, whole genome shotgun sequence genome encodes the following:
- the LOC113286646 gene encoding L-type lectin-domain containing receptor kinase IX.1-like → MDDEFEKGTGPKRFSSTELAFATCNFNEEEKLGQGGFGGVYKGVLSDRFVAVKRISKGSQQGKKEYQSEVKVISQLRHRNLVQLIGWCHEKNELILVYEFMPNRSLDKHLYQGRNYVLNWQVRYKIALGLASALVYLHEEWEQCVVHRDIKSSNIMLDSDFNAKLGDFGLARLVDHALGCKTTVIAGTKGYLAPECMTTGKSSKESDVYSFGIVALEIACGRKPVQSTGELLSEWVWDLHGRGELLEASDKKLRKQYNESEMEQLLVVGLWCTLLDSTSRPSATQVINALKFGSSLPDLLPMLARTSGMRHVPSMAGFTNTLVGR, encoded by the coding sequence ATGGACGATGAATTTGAGAAAGGAACCGGACCAAAGAGGTTCTCATCTACCGAACTGGCTTTTGCAACTTGTAATTTCAACGAGGAAGAAAAACTTGGGCAGGGAGGATTTGGAGGAGTTTACAAAGGAGTGTTAAGTGATAGATTTGTGGCCGTTAAGAGGATTTCTAAAGGATCACAACAAGGAAAAAAAGAGTACCAATCAGAAGTCAAAGTTATTAGCCAGTTGCGGCATAGAAATTTGGTTCAACTTATCGGTTGGTGCCATGAAAAGAATGAACTGATTCTCGTGTATGAGTTCATGCCAAACCGGAGTCTCGATAAGCATCTATATCAGGGGAGAAATTATGTTCTCAATTGGCAAGTCAGGTACAAAATAGCTCTTGGGTTGGCTTCTGCATTGGTATATCTACATGAAGAATGGGAACAATGTGTAGTTCAcagagatataaaatcaagtAATATAATGCTGGATTCAGATTTTAATGCTAAACTCGGGGATTTCGGTTTGGCGAGGCTTGTTGATCATGCTTTAGGCTGTAAAACAACAGTCATTGCCGGAACCAAGGGTTACCTAGCACCTGAATGTATGACTACTGGTAAATCAAGTAAAGAATCTGATGTTTATAGTTTTGGAATTGTTGCACTTGAGATTGCTTGTGGGAGGAAGCCGGTTCAGTCAACCGGAGAACTGTTATCAGAGTGGGTTTGGGATCTCCACGGAAGAGGGGAGCTCCTTGAAGCGTCTGATAAAAAGTTAAGAAAGCAATATAATGAGTCTGAAATGGAACAGTTACTGGTTGTTGGATTATGGTGTACTCTTCTCGATTCTACATCAAGACCTTCAGCCACTCAAGTGATAAATGCTCTTAAGTTTGGATCCTCATTGCCTGATCTCCTACCCATGTTGGCGAGGACTTCAGGAATGCGTCACGTTCCGTCAATGGCTGGTTTTACCAATACGCTGGTGGGAAGATAG